The Pseudomonadota bacterium region GGATATGCCAAGGGTCCTTAAGATATCCACCCTTCTTGTAGATTCACTTGCCAGTATTATAGAATCTCCATCCTTAACTTGAAACATCTTAGTCTCCTATCGTAGAATAGAAAAATATATGAAATTCTCTATAATTTCAAGATAAATGTGTATTTAAACTATCAGTAGTCAGCTTTCAGCCGTATTGGATTAGAGATTCTTTAAGCTGATGGCTAAAAGCTAATGGCTAAACGACGAAAGGAGAGCTAATGAATGGTATTATCCAAATCATTACAACAATTGACAGCAAAGATAAGATAGAGAAAATAGGCAGACACCTTCTTGAAAGAAGATTGGTCTCATCCGTACAGATTATAGGTCCAATAAAAAGTATATACTGGTGGAAGGGGAAGATTGAAGAAGCTGAAGAA contains the following coding sequences:
- a CDS encoding divalent-cation tolerance protein CutA, giving the protein MNGIIQIITTIDSKDKIEKIGRHLLERRLVSSVQIIGPIKSIYWWKGKIEEAEEWACVMKSRKSLYTSIEKEIKKLHTYELPEIIAIDIDNVLSEYTNWVLSETITE